Proteins co-encoded in one Neofelis nebulosa isolate mNeoNeb1 chromosome 2, mNeoNeb1.pri, whole genome shotgun sequence genomic window:
- the GJA5 gene encoding gap junction alpha-5 protein — translation MGDWSFLGEFLEEVHKHSTVIGKVWLTVLFIFRMLVLGTAAESSWGDEQADFQCDTQQPGCENVCYDQAFPISHIRYWVLQTIFVSTPSLVYMGHAMHTVRMQEKRKLREAERAKEVQGAGSYEYPVAEKAELSCWEEANGRIVLQGTLLNTYVCSILIRTTMEVAFIVGQYLLYGIFLDTLHVCRRSPCPHPVNCYVSRPTEKNVFIVFMLAVAALSLFLSLAELYHLGWKKIRQRFAKSRQGTAECQLPGPIAGIVQNCTPPPDFNQCLENGPGGKFFNPFSNKMASQQNTDNLATEQVQGQEQIPGEGFIHIRYAQKPEVPNGASPGHRIPHGYQSDKRRLSKASSKARSDDLSV, via the coding sequence ATGGGTGACTGGAGCTTCCTGGGAGAGTTCCTCGAGGAGGTACACAAGCACTCCACGGTGATCGGTAAGGTCTGGCTCACCGTCCTCTTCATATTCCGCATGCTGGTGCTGGGCACGGCGGCCGAGTCATCCTGGGGGGATGAGCAGGCGGACTTCCAGTGTGACACCCAGCAGCCCGGCTGCGAGAACGTCTGCTACGACCAAGCCTTCCCCATCTCGCACATTCGCTACTGGGTGCTGCAGACCATCTTCGTGTCCACGCCGTCACTCGTGTACATGGGCCACGCCATGCACACCGTGCGCATGCAGGAGAAGCGGAAGCTGCGGGAGGCCGAGAGGGCCAAAGAGGTCCAGGGTGCTGGCTCTTACGAGTATCCCGTGGCTGAGAAGGCAGAGCTGTCCTGCTGGGAAGAAGCGAATGGAAGGATTGTCCTCCAGGGCACTCTGCTCAACACCTATGTCTGCAGCATCCTGATCCGCACTACCATGGAGGTGGCCTTCATTGTGGGCCAGTACCTCCTCTACGGGATCTTCCTGGACACCCTGCATGTCTGCCGCAGgagtccctgcccccaccctgtcaACTGTTATGTCTCCCGGCCCACGGAGAAGAATGTCTTCATCGTCTTTATGCTGGCGGTGGCCGCACTGTCCCTCTTCCTCAGCCTGGCTGAGCTCTACCACCTGGGCTGGAAGAAGATCAGGCAGCGCTTTGCCAAATCTCGGCAGGGCACGGCTGAGTGTCAGCTTCCTGGTCCGATTGCCGGCATAGTCCAGAACTGCACACCACCCCCTGACTTCAATCAGTGCCTGGAGAATGGCCCTGGGGGGAAATTCTTCAATCCCTTCAGTAACAAGATGGCTTCCCAGCAGAACACAGACAACCTGGCCACTGAGCAAGTGCAAGGCCAGGAGCAGATTCCTGGGGAGGGTTTCATTCACATCCGTTATGCCCAGAAGCCTGAGGTACCCAATGGAGCCTCTCCAGGCCACCGCATCCCCCATGGTTACCAGAGCGACAAGCGCCGTCTCAGCAAGGCCAGCAGCAAGGCCAGGTCAGATGACCTATCAGTGTGA